A portion of the Musa acuminata AAA Group cultivar baxijiao chromosome BXJ1-1, Cavendish_Baxijiao_AAA, whole genome shotgun sequence genome contains these proteins:
- the LOC103984289 gene encoding ARMADILLO BTB ARABIDOPSIS PROTEIN 1-like isoform X1, whose amino-acid sequence MQPHRWDQLQQRAMVEETEPIAAAVDDCEVAGSAEHWLSRARLLVPVALDKARSAKGFPGRWKSIASKLERVPPCLSDLSSHPCFARHPLCRELVQSVAATLSEAVELADRCRSDDGASVGKLQMQSDLDALSGKLDLSLRDCGLLVKIGVLGDAALPPPSATGAGPAETEFASWNLRELLARLQIGHAEAKHRALDGLLRAMREDEKSVMAVLGRSSVSALVHLMTATSLKVREKAATAVCLLAESGNCEKLLVSEGVLPPLIRILDSGSLVAREKAVISLQRLSMSADTARSIAGHGGIRPLIEVCQVGDSISQTAAAGALKNVSAVPEVRQSLVDEGIIGIMINLLDCGIVLGSKEYAAECLQHLTCSNESLRRSVVSEGGIRSLLAYLEGPLPQESAVGALKNLVGSVSTDTLISLGLLPCLVHVLKDGSLGAQQAAAASICKFSSTAETKRIVGEFGFIPLLVKMLEAKSNGAREVAAQAIASLMTYQHNGREVKKDEKSVPNLVQSLDPSPQNTAKKYAVSCLLSLSSSKKCRKMMISYGAIGYLKKLTDMDVPGAKKLLERLERGRLRSLFSRK is encoded by the exons ATGCAGCCGC ATCGGTGGGATCAACTGCAGCAGCGAGCCATGGTGGAAGAGACGGAGCCCATCGCCGCCGCCGTGGACGACTGTGAGGTCGCTGGATCGGCAGAGCATTGGCTCTCCCGCGCTCGTCTCCTCGTCCCCGTCGCCCTGGACAAGGCCAGGTCCGCCAAGGGCTTCCCCGGGCGGTGGAAGTCCATCGCCTCCAAGCTCGAGCGCGTGCCGCCCTGCCTCTCCGACCTTTCCAGCCACCCCTGCTTCGCTCGGCACCCCCTCTGCCGCGAGCTGGTCCAGTCTGTCGCCGCTACCCTCTCCGAGGCCGTCGAATTGGCCGACCGATGCCGCAGCGACGACGGCGCCTCCGTTGGGAAGCTCCAGATGCAGAGCGACCTCGATGCCCTCTCCGGAAAGCTCGACCTAAGTCTCCGGGACTGCGGCCTTCTCGTCAAGATCGGTGTCCTTGGCGATGCGGCGCTCCCTCCCCCCTCCGCCACCGGCGCGGGGCCTGCCGAGACGGAGTTCGCCAGCTGGAATCTCCGTGAGCTGCTCGCTCGCCTCCAGATCGGGCACGCCGAGGCGAAGCACCGGGCACTGGACGGGCTGTTGAGGGCGATGAGGGAGGATGAGAAGAGCGTGATGGCGGTCTTAGGCCGGAGCAGCGTGTCCGCCCTCGTACATCTGATGACGGCCACCTCTCTCAAGGTCAGGGAGAAGGCGGCCACCGCGGTTTGCTTGCTCGCCGAGTCAGGGAACTGCGAGAAACTGTTGGTCTCGGAAGGGGTGTTGCCGCCGCTGATCCGAATTTTGGACTCCGGCAGCTTAGTGGCCCGAGAAAAGGCGGTGATCTCCCTACAAAGGCTGTCCATGTCTGCTGACACCGCCCGTTCGATCGCCGGCCACGGTGGAATTCGCCCGCTGATCGAAGTCTGTCAGGTGGGCGATTCAATCTCTCAGACGGCAGCTGCGGGTGCGCTGAAGAACGTTTCTGCAGTGCCGGAGGTAAGGCAGAGTCTCGTAGACGAAGGAATCATTGGCATCATGATCAATCTGCTTGATTGCGGGATTGTGTTGGGATCGAAGGAGTATGCAGCTGAGTGTCTGCAGCACTTGACATGCAGCAACGAGAGTCTGAGGAGGTCGGTGGTGTCCGAGGGAGGGATTCGGAGCCTTCTGGCGTACCTCGAAGGACCCTTGCCACAAGAATCAGCAGTTGGAGCATTAAAGAACCTGGTTGGTTCTGTATCCACGGATACCTTGATCTCTCTCGGCTTGCTTCCTTGCCTCGTTCATGTGTTGAAAGATGGATCTTTGGGGGCGCAGCAGGCCGCCGCAGCTTCCATTTGCAAGTTCTCCAGCACGGCAGAGACCAAGAGAATTGTTGGAGAGTTTGGTTTCATTCCCTTGCTGGTGAAGATGCTCGAGGCCAAGAGCAATGGCGCGAGGGAGGTCGCTGCACAAGCAATCGCTAGCTTGATGACCTATCAGCACAATGGTAGGGAGGTCAAGAAGGATGAGAAGAGCGTGCCAAATCTGGTTCAGTCGCTGGATCCCAGCCCTCAGAACACAGCAAAGAAGTACGCAGTATCATGCCTGCTGAGTCTGTCATCCAGCAAGAAGTGTAGGAAGATGATGATTTCCTACGGTGCAATCGGCTATCTCAAGAAGCTGACTGATATGGATGTTCCAGGCGCAAAGAAGTTGCTGGAGCGATTGGAACGAGGCAGATTGCGGAGCTTGTTTAGCAGGAAATAG
- the LOC103984289 gene encoding ARMADILLO BTB ARABIDOPSIS PROTEIN 1-like isoform X2 → MVEETEPIAAAVDDCEVAGSAEHWLSRARLLVPVALDKARSAKGFPGRWKSIASKLERVPPCLSDLSSHPCFARHPLCRELVQSVAATLSEAVELADRCRSDDGASVGKLQMQSDLDALSGKLDLSLRDCGLLVKIGVLGDAALPPPSATGAGPAETEFASWNLRELLARLQIGHAEAKHRALDGLLRAMREDEKSVMAVLGRSSVSALVHLMTATSLKVREKAATAVCLLAESGNCEKLLVSEGVLPPLIRILDSGSLVAREKAVISLQRLSMSADTARSIAGHGGIRPLIEVCQVGDSISQTAAAGALKNVSAVPEVRQSLVDEGIIGIMINLLDCGIVLGSKEYAAECLQHLTCSNESLRRSVVSEGGIRSLLAYLEGPLPQESAVGALKNLVGSVSTDTLISLGLLPCLVHVLKDGSLGAQQAAAASICKFSSTAETKRIVGEFGFIPLLVKMLEAKSNGAREVAAQAIASLMTYQHNGREVKKDEKSVPNLVQSLDPSPQNTAKKYAVSCLLSLSSSKKCRKMMISYGAIGYLKKLTDMDVPGAKKLLERLERGRLRSLFSRK, encoded by the coding sequence ATGGTGGAAGAGACGGAGCCCATCGCCGCCGCCGTGGACGACTGTGAGGTCGCTGGATCGGCAGAGCATTGGCTCTCCCGCGCTCGTCTCCTCGTCCCCGTCGCCCTGGACAAGGCCAGGTCCGCCAAGGGCTTCCCCGGGCGGTGGAAGTCCATCGCCTCCAAGCTCGAGCGCGTGCCGCCCTGCCTCTCCGACCTTTCCAGCCACCCCTGCTTCGCTCGGCACCCCCTCTGCCGCGAGCTGGTCCAGTCTGTCGCCGCTACCCTCTCCGAGGCCGTCGAATTGGCCGACCGATGCCGCAGCGACGACGGCGCCTCCGTTGGGAAGCTCCAGATGCAGAGCGACCTCGATGCCCTCTCCGGAAAGCTCGACCTAAGTCTCCGGGACTGCGGCCTTCTCGTCAAGATCGGTGTCCTTGGCGATGCGGCGCTCCCTCCCCCCTCCGCCACCGGCGCGGGGCCTGCCGAGACGGAGTTCGCCAGCTGGAATCTCCGTGAGCTGCTCGCTCGCCTCCAGATCGGGCACGCCGAGGCGAAGCACCGGGCACTGGACGGGCTGTTGAGGGCGATGAGGGAGGATGAGAAGAGCGTGATGGCGGTCTTAGGCCGGAGCAGCGTGTCCGCCCTCGTACATCTGATGACGGCCACCTCTCTCAAGGTCAGGGAGAAGGCGGCCACCGCGGTTTGCTTGCTCGCCGAGTCAGGGAACTGCGAGAAACTGTTGGTCTCGGAAGGGGTGTTGCCGCCGCTGATCCGAATTTTGGACTCCGGCAGCTTAGTGGCCCGAGAAAAGGCGGTGATCTCCCTACAAAGGCTGTCCATGTCTGCTGACACCGCCCGTTCGATCGCCGGCCACGGTGGAATTCGCCCGCTGATCGAAGTCTGTCAGGTGGGCGATTCAATCTCTCAGACGGCAGCTGCGGGTGCGCTGAAGAACGTTTCTGCAGTGCCGGAGGTAAGGCAGAGTCTCGTAGACGAAGGAATCATTGGCATCATGATCAATCTGCTTGATTGCGGGATTGTGTTGGGATCGAAGGAGTATGCAGCTGAGTGTCTGCAGCACTTGACATGCAGCAACGAGAGTCTGAGGAGGTCGGTGGTGTCCGAGGGAGGGATTCGGAGCCTTCTGGCGTACCTCGAAGGACCCTTGCCACAAGAATCAGCAGTTGGAGCATTAAAGAACCTGGTTGGTTCTGTATCCACGGATACCTTGATCTCTCTCGGCTTGCTTCCTTGCCTCGTTCATGTGTTGAAAGATGGATCTTTGGGGGCGCAGCAGGCCGCCGCAGCTTCCATTTGCAAGTTCTCCAGCACGGCAGAGACCAAGAGAATTGTTGGAGAGTTTGGTTTCATTCCCTTGCTGGTGAAGATGCTCGAGGCCAAGAGCAATGGCGCGAGGGAGGTCGCTGCACAAGCAATCGCTAGCTTGATGACCTATCAGCACAATGGTAGGGAGGTCAAGAAGGATGAGAAGAGCGTGCCAAATCTGGTTCAGTCGCTGGATCCCAGCCCTCAGAACACAGCAAAGAAGTACGCAGTATCATGCCTGCTGAGTCTGTCATCCAGCAAGAAGTGTAGGAAGATGATGATTTCCTACGGTGCAATCGGCTATCTCAAGAAGCTGACTGATATGGATGTTCCAGGCGCAAAGAAGTTGCTGGAGCGATTGGAACGAGGCAGATTGCGGAGCTTGTTTAGCAGGAAATAG